The Streptomyces sp. NBC_01244 genome contains a region encoding:
- a CDS encoding GNAT family N-acetyltransferase — MNDSTHGIRIRPGGPADVPAVLDMLDSAVAWMNARGNTEQWGTVPYSRIPGGVERVQRYTTENSPYLAELDGVPVGALVLDSGPSPKMPMIEPAGEPERYVRLLVSDRRHAGLGIGAALLARAVEETRRAGVELLRVDCWAGGTGELVAYYERNGFTRTDRFLSGTWPGQVLAQRV, encoded by the coding sequence ATGAACGACAGCACCCACGGCATACGGATCCGGCCCGGCGGCCCGGCGGACGTACCGGCCGTTCTGGACATGCTCGACTCCGCGGTGGCCTGGATGAACGCCCGCGGGAACACCGAGCAGTGGGGGACGGTCCCGTACTCGCGCATTCCCGGCGGGGTGGAGCGGGTCCAGCGGTACACGACCGAGAACTCCCCGTACCTCGCGGAGCTGGACGGGGTGCCCGTCGGGGCCCTGGTGCTGGACTCCGGGCCCAGCCCGAAGATGCCGATGATCGAGCCGGCCGGGGAACCCGAGCGGTACGTCCGGCTGCTGGTCTCCGACCGGCGCCACGCGGGCCTGGGCATCGGCGCCGCGCTGCTGGCCCGTGCCGTGGAGGAGACCAGGCGGGCCGGCGTGGAGCTGCTGCGGGTCGACTGCTGGGCGGGCGGTACGGGCGAACTGGTCGCGTACTACGAACGCAACGGCTTCACCCGCACCGACCGCTTCCTCTCCGGCACTTGGCCGGGCCAGGTACTGGCCCAGCGGGTCTAG
- a CDS encoding MarR family winged helix-turn-helix transcriptional regulator: MTATDSALTALSQGWCALSLLHGRIETHIERALQAGHDLSVREYSLLDVLSRQHSGPGGHLRMHQVADSVVLSQSATTRLVSRLEDRGLLSRYLCDTDRRGIYTEVSAAGLELLAAARPTNDTALREALDEAARNPELALLVAAVRNTPAS, encoded by the coding sequence ATGACGGCCACGGACAGCGCACTCACCGCCCTCTCCCAGGGCTGGTGCGCCCTCTCCCTCCTGCACGGGCGGATCGAGACGCACATCGAGCGCGCGCTCCAGGCGGGACACGACCTGAGCGTGCGCGAGTACTCCCTGCTCGACGTGCTCAGCCGCCAGCACAGCGGCCCGGGCGGGCACCTGCGCATGCACCAGGTCGCGGACTCGGTGGTGCTCAGCCAGAGCGCGACGACGCGGCTGGTCAGCCGGCTGGAGGACCGCGGGCTGCTCAGCCGCTACCTGTGCGACACCGACCGCCGGGGCATCTACACCGAAGTCAGCGCCGCCGGTCTGGAGCTCCTGGCCGCGGCCCGGCCCACCAACGACACCGCCCTGCGCGAGGCCTTGGACGAGGCGGCACGCAATCCGGAGCTCGCCCTGCTGGTGGCCGCCGTACGGAACACCCCGGCGTCCTGA
- a CDS encoding MFS transporter, translated as MPLALLALAIGAFGIGTTEFVIMGLLPEVAGTYGVSIPTAGFLVTGYALGVVLGAPLMTVLGTRIPRKRMLMLLMGLFIVGNVISALAPAFGVMLAGRVVASLAHGAFFGIGAVVAAELVAPEKKAGAIAMMFTGLTVANVVGVPLGTLVGQHLGWRVTFLVVASLGLLGLLGIARLVPDLPRPEGVRIRHELAAFRNVQVLLAMGMTVLGFGGVFAAITYITPMMTNVAGFADTSVTWLLVLLGLGMVAGNLVGGRFADRALMPMLYTSLGALAVVLAAFTLTAHTRTGAAVTLFLIGALGFATVPPLQKRVLDQAAGAPTLASAVNIGAFNLGNALAAWLGGLVIAAGLGWTAPNWVGAALAASALALALASGALERRTGNRAGGEDGSRVVAAGPPAATAAVPAHH; from the coding sequence ATGCCTCTCGCACTCCTCGCACTCGCCATCGGCGCCTTCGGGATCGGCACCACCGAATTCGTGATCATGGGTCTGCTTCCCGAGGTCGCCGGCACCTACGGCGTCTCGATCCCCACCGCAGGCTTCCTCGTCACCGGCTACGCCCTCGGCGTGGTCCTCGGCGCCCCGCTGATGACCGTGCTCGGCACCCGCATCCCGCGCAAGCGCATGCTGATGCTGCTCATGGGCCTCTTCATCGTCGGCAACGTGATCTCCGCGCTGGCCCCCGCCTTCGGCGTCATGCTCGCCGGGCGGGTCGTGGCCTCCCTCGCCCACGGCGCCTTCTTCGGCATCGGGGCGGTCGTCGCGGCCGAGCTCGTCGCCCCCGAGAAGAAGGCCGGAGCCATCGCCATGATGTTCACCGGCCTCACCGTGGCCAACGTCGTCGGCGTCCCGCTCGGCACCCTCGTCGGCCAGCACCTCGGCTGGCGCGTCACCTTCCTGGTCGTCGCCTCGCTGGGCCTCCTCGGCCTGCTCGGCATCGCCCGGCTCGTTCCCGACCTGCCGCGCCCCGAGGGCGTACGGATCCGCCACGAGCTGGCCGCGTTCCGCAACGTCCAGGTGCTCCTGGCGATGGGGATGACCGTCCTCGGTTTCGGCGGGGTCTTCGCCGCCATCACCTACATCACCCCGATGATGACCAACGTCGCCGGATTCGCCGACACCTCCGTCACCTGGCTCCTCGTCCTCCTCGGCCTCGGCATGGTCGCGGGCAACCTCGTCGGCGGCCGCTTCGCCGACCGCGCGCTGATGCCGATGCTCTACACCTCCCTCGGCGCGCTCGCCGTGGTCCTGGCCGCCTTCACCCTCACCGCCCACACCCGGACCGGCGCCGCCGTCACCCTCTTCCTCATCGGGGCCCTCGGCTTCGCCACCGTGCCGCCGCTGCAAAAGCGCGTCCTCGACCAGGCCGCCGGCGCCCCCACCCTGGCCTCCGCCGTGAACATCGGCGCCTTCAACCTCGGCAACGCCCTCGCCGCCTGGCTCGGCGGGCTCGTCATCGCCGCCGGACTCGGCTGGACCGCCCCGAACTGGGTCGGCGCGGCCCTGGCCGCCTCCGCCCTGGCCCTCGCCCTGGCCTCCGGCGCGCTGGAACGGCGTACGGGGAACCGCGCGGGCGGCGAAGACGGCAGCCGGGTCGTCGCGGCCGGCCCCCCGGCGGCGACCGCCGCCGTCCCGGCCCACCACTGA
- a CDS encoding GlcG/HbpS family heme-binding protein gives MSTPTPTRTAVAPLTTADAETLVAAATAAAEAAGVAVSVTVLDAGGHPLAFRRDDRAVLISGETSTRKAFTALQLDAPTADLVDAVQPGGPFHTLPTALDRPLLFIAGGLPVHRDGRLVGAIGVGGGAPAQDHGFAESALGTLA, from the coding sequence ATGTCCACCCCCACCCCCACCCGCACCGCCGTCGCCCCTCTGACCACCGCGGACGCCGAGACGCTGGTCGCCGCCGCCACGGCCGCCGCCGAAGCGGCCGGGGTCGCCGTCAGCGTCACCGTGCTCGACGCGGGCGGCCACCCCCTCGCCTTCCGGCGCGACGACCGGGCCGTCCTGATCTCGGGCGAGACCAGTACCCGCAAGGCCTTCACGGCTCTGCAGCTGGACGCCCCGACCGCCGATCTCGTCGACGCCGTCCAGCCCGGCGGCCCCTTCCACACCCTGCCCACCGCCCTGGACCGGCCGCTGCTGTTCATCGCGGGCGGGCTGCCGGTCCACCGCGACGGCCGGCTCGTCGGAGCCATCGGCGTCGGCGGCGGAGCCCCGGCCCAGGACCACGGGTTCGCCGAGTCGGCCCTCGGCACGCTCGCCTGA